One genomic region from Pseudoduganella lutea encodes:
- the pgi gene encoding glucose-6-phosphate isomerase — translation MRQPLLTTTAAYQALQSHAADAKDWHLRDLFAAEPQRFPTLTVDAAGLFLDYSKNRISQRTVELLTDLARERGVEGQRDAMFSGEKINLTEQRSVLHTALRMPRGKQFVVDGQDINGDVHAVLDRIKAFTDRVRNGNWLGYSGKPITDIVNIGIGGSDLGPKMAVLALRSYAHPRLKMHFVSNVDGHDMDAVLTNLNQETTLFIVASKTFTTAETMLNAQTARRWFLCEGKEEDLARHFVAVSTNTEAVTKFGIDPDNMFPFWDWVGGRYSVWSAIGLSVALAVGFGYFETFLAGAHEMDEHFRTAPLEQNMPVLLALIGFWNREFIGASSLSIAPYHQDLNRFPAYLQQLDMESNGKRVTKGGQPVDTATCPVVWGECGTNAQHAYFQLLHQGTDIVPIDFIAALLPTHDLAGHHDALLANCFAQSEAFMKGKTAEEVRAELTAQGLPEAKIDELVPHRTFPGNRPSNTILMEHLTPATLGALIALYEHKTFVQGVLWDIASFDQWGVELGKVLAKKIQAELEGDVDPAAHDSSTNGLIVMAKGAKIE, via the coding sequence ATGCGCCAGCCACTGCTTACCACCACCGCCGCCTACCAGGCCCTGCAATCCCATGCTGCCGATGCCAAGGACTGGCACCTGCGCGATTTGTTCGCCGCCGAACCGCAGCGTTTTCCCACGCTGACGGTCGATGCCGCCGGCCTGTTCCTCGACTATTCAAAGAACCGCATTTCACAGCGCACCGTGGAATTGCTGACCGACCTGGCCCGCGAACGCGGGGTGGAAGGCCAGCGCGACGCCATGTTCTCTGGCGAGAAAATCAATCTTACCGAACAACGCAGCGTGCTGCATACGGCCCTGCGTATGCCGCGCGGAAAGCAGTTTGTCGTCGATGGCCAGGATATCAACGGCGACGTGCACGCGGTGCTCGACCGTATCAAGGCATTCACGGACCGCGTCCGTAACGGCAACTGGCTGGGCTACAGCGGCAAGCCGATCACCGATATCGTCAACATCGGCATCGGCGGCTCCGACCTGGGGCCGAAGATGGCCGTGCTGGCGCTGCGTTCCTATGCACACCCGCGCCTGAAGATGCACTTCGTCTCGAACGTGGATGGCCACGACATGGATGCGGTGCTGACGAACCTGAACCAGGAGACCACGCTGTTCATCGTGGCCTCGAAAACCTTCACCACCGCCGAAACGATGCTCAACGCGCAGACCGCGCGCCGCTGGTTCCTGTGCGAAGGCAAGGAAGAAGACCTGGCGCGGCATTTCGTGGCCGTGTCCACCAATACCGAAGCGGTCACGAAGTTCGGCATCGATCCGGACAACATGTTCCCGTTCTGGGACTGGGTGGGCGGCCGCTACTCGGTATGGTCGGCGATCGGCCTGTCCGTGGCGCTGGCCGTGGGCTTCGGCTACTTTGAAACGTTCCTCGCCGGTGCGCACGAGATGGACGAGCATTTCCGCACCGCGCCGCTGGAGCAGAACATGCCGGTACTGCTGGCATTGATCGGTTTCTGGAACCGGGAATTCATCGGCGCCTCGTCGCTGTCGATCGCACCGTACCACCAGGACCTGAACCGCTTCCCCGCCTACCTGCAGCAGCTGGACATGGAAAGCAACGGCAAGCGCGTGACCAAGGGCGGGCAGCCCGTCGATACCGCCACCTGCCCGGTGGTGTGGGGCGAGTGCGGCACGAATGCGCAGCATGCGTATTTCCAGCTGCTGCACCAGGGCACCGACATCGTGCCGATCGACTTCATCGCCGCGCTCCTGCCCACGCATGACCTGGCGGGCCACCACGATGCGCTGCTGGCCAACTGCTTCGCACAATCGGAAGCGTTCATGAAGGGCAAGACGGCCGAGGAAGTGCGCGCCGAACTGACCGCGCAAGGCCTGCCCGAAGCGAAGATCGACGAACTGGTACCGCACCGCACGTTCCCCGGCAACCGTCCGTCGAACACGATCCTGATGGAACACCTGACGCCGGCCACGCTCGGCGCGCTGATCGCGCTCTACGAACACAAGACGTTCGTGCAGGGCGTGCTGTGGGATATCGCCAGCTTCGACCAGTGGGGCGTGGAACTGGGCAAGGTGCTGGCGAAGAAAATCCAGGCCGAGCTCGAAGGCGACGTGGACCCGGCCGCGCACGACAGTTCCACGAACGGGCTGATCGTGATGGCCAAGGGAGCGAAGATCGAATGA